TGTTGGGGTTGGAAAGGGTCATAGACCAATGTCCCAAAaggtctcaaaagaatttgtaggcttgaaaacatctccaagtcaaggggcaaagtttattgtaactGTAACTCCAATTCAAGTagtctaaattccaagagaatttagcaaagaaacagaaacagagacacttctttctagttcttcatgttatagttatgctaattttatggcccagagaTAGGACCTAGGAGTGGtctttggttatcactgaccaactgGCAGCAATGTTTGTTGAcggattgttagaacaatagtattcttagTTGGGATGGGGGACCTTGGGGTCagagattccaaagccagaagattttagaatcattgacagattgttagaacagaagcctccTAAGGTCAGAAGGCCTTAAAATTATTTCTGTCTCCCCTAGAAACTACATTATATTATCAGGATTGATAGTCTTTACCCCTAATGTATGCAAACAACTTTCTTCAAAAGCCGGCTACAAACTCTTCCCATTGCCAACTTCATCTCTTTGTTCCTGAACGTGTAGATAACTGGGTTCAGAAATGGAGTAAGAACTGCATCAAAGATAGCAAGAAACTTGTCTAGGCTTGATGTAGGAAATGGCCATGTgtagaaaaatattaatggaCCAAAGAATAAAACCACTACAGTGATATGAGCTGCCAGAGTAGAAAGAGCCTTGGAAGAAGCACCTGAAGAACGTTTTTGAACAGTGACCAGTATGAAAATGTAGGAAATAATCAGTACACAGaaagatccaagagaaatgaACCCACTGTTGGCAGTGACCATGAATTGCAATCTATAAGTCTCAGTGCAGGCTAGTTTGATGAATCGGGGAAGGTCACAGAAAAAGCTGTCCAATTCATTGGGACCACAAAAAGGTAAGTTCACAACAAAAGCCAGTTGGACCAATGAGTGGATGAGACCAATGATCCAGGCAACAATCAAAAGGAAAACGCACATTCTTGGGTTCATAATGGTCAAATAGTGGAGGGGTTTACATATGGCCACATACCTGTCAAAGGCCATGGCTATAAGCAACACCATCTCAGTGCCACCAAAAGCATGAATGAGAAATATCTGAGCAATGCAACccccaaaagaaattaatttacgCTTCCTGAAGAGGTCACAAATCATTTTAGGAGCTGTGACTGAACCAAAACCTAAGTCAATCAAGGAGAGATTGGCCAGAAGGATATACATGGGGGAATGTAAATGAGAATCAAAAGTCACAGTGAGCAGAATGAGCATGTTTCCCAGAATGCTCACCACATAGAGTACAGAAGAAGACACAAAGAGGAGACACTGAATCTCCCATGAATCAGAGAGTCCAAGGAACACAAACTGAGATACTATAGAATGATTCTCTCCATCCATTGACTCCTATTAGCAACACTGgacctaaaggaaaaaaagatgatacaGGAATCAGAAttcatgaaaataatattaatatcctGGTTCGAGAGATATATAAGTTAATAAAGTCAAATATTACCTTAATATGTCACAAACCAAGCAAAATTCACACAACCTCTGAAATTGttcaatattgtttttttctgcttatacTTATGTCTTTCTGTTGATGGATAAGTTAGGAGTGCTAAGTTTTTCACAAATACCCCAAAACTCATCATATAATCtcaaaaataatagaattcaaagggatttttaaaaccatttagtacaacacaatcattttacaaataagaaaactagtattagaattaagtaacttacccagggacACACAATTAATGTGACTAAAGCACATTTGCAGCACAAGTCTTACTGATTCCAGGATCCAGGGCTCCTTAAGCTCCACCTAAATATCTCCAGAGGTGAAAAAGAGGCTGTAAACAGTCATTTAATAGAAATGTGAAATATTGAAACTAATGAGATAAATAGAAGCCAATGAATGATATGGAGAATAAAGATATTCAATATAGGTCCTGTAATAACTCTGTGAAGTCACTTTTGGAAATTGTCTTGAATGCATGAGgcaaattattttaaaggatgcatgagaaaaattattttaaaagattaaagatCCTTAGTGGTAACAAATCTTTATTCTGAGAAAATGACTtggattttaagaaataataaaaaaaaatcatttagagtCAAGTATGGTTAAGACAAGATGAATTAATGTCATTTCAGGTTAACAGCTTAGCTGTAAGTATAAACcaataagaaaaattttcttttctgcctAAATAAAGTAGTTCTggagaaaattccaaattatatTATTCCCAATAGCATAAGACATAACTtggaataaatata
The DNA window shown above is from Sminthopsis crassicaudata isolate SCR6 chromosome 2, ASM4859323v1, whole genome shotgun sequence and carries:
- the LOC141552793 gene encoding olfactory receptor 4F6-like, whose protein sequence is MDGENHSIVSQFVFLGLSDSWEIQCLLFVSSSVLYVVSILGNMLILLTVTFDSHLHSPMYILLANLSLIDLGFGSVTAPKMICDLFRKRKLISFGGCIAQIFLIHAFGGTEMVLLIAMAFDRYVAICKPLHYLTIMNPRMCVFLLIVAWIIGLIHSLVQLAFVVNLPFCGPNELDSFFCDLPRFIKLACTETYRLQFMVTANSGFISLGSFCVLIISYIFILVTVQKRSSGASSKALSTLAAHITVVVLFFGPLIFFYTWPFPTSSLDKFLAIFDAVLTPFLNPVIYTFRNKEMKLAMGRVCSRLLKKVVCIH